In uncultured Desulfobacter sp., one DNA window encodes the following:
- the hrpB gene encoding ATP-dependent helicase HrpB, producing MANVFNDMENHLVMTRHLENGLSMLPGQVKNRPGIADLPVVSVLALLDKALEEKGRALLAAPPGAGKTTLVPLGLMNRPWLKNKKIIMLEPRRLAARACAAHMAALLGETAGQRIGYQVRMERCIGPKTQVEIVTEGILTRRLQSDPGLEGVGLVIFDEFHERHIHGDLALALSLDAAEGFADDLRITVMSATMDIQALSDLLGNAPVISSKGKIWPVETIYVDPHNQKGAFNARSGWAGILPACLNTVVKAVDRHDADILVFLPGAAAIRRLAEKLKEKFKQDPTVNIIPLFGSLSFKDQKAAIEPATPGNRKIVLATPIAETSLTIQGIRVVVDSGLVNQPEFSPGRGMTRLETRPVSKASADQRRGRAGRTAPGTCYRLWPQYIHQGLVPFNRPEILNADLAHLVLELALWGVRDPSELKWLDMPSPRAVEAAKKLLVSLGALDHEGAITAHGREMLTAGIHPRLAHMILRAKEMSHGFLGCCLCAVVEEKDIAGSTHGRRDPDIVLRLEILDRLSQSQTHKRPLPHRERALSILAQARRLAGLFNIQGRDLDMNVAGRLLAQAFPDRVAVRRSAGSLSFITAKGRGLFFDTENTLSARDFIVAVEVDGQAKNARIFLAAALDRTDLENDFSTELETQDAVDWDQGTGSVKAARQTLFGRIVVSQNPLPEPDPELVKSAMIRGIKQNGLQTLEWQKKTMNFRHRVIFLKNFAKAESNFAQLPDVGDKNLTENLSDWLGPFLSGVNSTAGLKHLDLDAAIKALFTWDQLKMVDRHAPTHIRVPSGSNIPIRYADKNGPLESAVLAVRIQEVFGMAATPVIAAGQAPLTLHLLSPASRPVQITTDLEHFWAHIYQEVKKDLMGRYPKHYWPQDPHTAQATARAKPRKHK from the coding sequence GTGGCAAACGTTTTTAACGACATGGAGAACCACCTTGTTATGACCCGCCATTTGGAAAACGGCCTTTCTATGCTGCCCGGTCAGGTAAAAAATCGCCCCGGCATTGCAGACTTGCCTGTGGTATCGGTGCTGGCACTATTGGACAAAGCCCTGGAAGAAAAAGGGCGGGCCCTGCTTGCAGCCCCGCCCGGAGCCGGAAAGACAACCCTTGTGCCTTTAGGCCTGATGAACCGCCCCTGGCTTAAAAATAAAAAAATCATCATGCTGGAGCCCCGGCGCCTGGCGGCCCGGGCCTGTGCAGCCCATATGGCGGCGCTTCTTGGGGAAACTGCAGGTCAGCGGATCGGATACCAGGTCCGCATGGAACGATGCATTGGGCCAAAGACCCAGGTAGAGATTGTCACCGAAGGGATTCTTACCCGCAGACTGCAATCTGATCCGGGGCTGGAAGGCGTGGGGCTTGTTATTTTTGATGAATTCCATGAAAGGCATATCCACGGCGATCTGGCCCTGGCCCTGAGCCTTGATGCGGCCGAAGGGTTTGCCGACGACCTGCGCATTACCGTCATGTCCGCCACCATGGACATCCAGGCGTTGTCCGATCTTCTGGGCAATGCTCCGGTTATTTCATCCAAGGGTAAGATCTGGCCTGTGGAAACCATATATGTGGATCCGCACAATCAAAAGGGGGCATTCAATGCCAGGTCCGGATGGGCCGGTATTCTGCCGGCCTGCTTAAATACCGTGGTCAAGGCTGTGGACCGCCATGATGCAGATATTTTAGTATTCCTGCCCGGCGCCGCCGCCATCCGGCGTCTTGCAGAAAAACTAAAAGAAAAATTCAAACAAGACCCCACTGTAAACATTATCCCTTTATTCGGCAGTCTCTCTTTCAAAGACCAAAAAGCCGCTATTGAACCGGCAACGCCAGGAAACAGAAAAATTGTCCTGGCCACCCCCATTGCAGAGACCTCCCTGACCATCCAGGGTATCCGGGTGGTGGTGGATTCAGGTTTAGTCAACCAGCCGGAGTTTTCACCGGGCCGGGGCATGACCCGCCTGGAAACACGGCCGGTATCCAAAGCGTCAGCAGACCAGCGCCGGGGCCGGGCTGGCCGGACCGCTCCGGGTACCTGCTACCGGCTGTGGCCCCAATATATACACCAGGGCCTTGTGCCGTTTAACCGTCCGGAAATCCTCAATGCGGACCTGGCCCACCTGGTCCTTGAACTCGCCCTTTGGGGGGTACGAGATCCGTCCGAACTCAAGTGGCTGGATATGCCGTCACCCCGGGCGGTTGAGGCGGCAAAAAAACTGCTTGTCTCACTGGGCGCCCTGGATCATGAAGGAGCCATCACCGCCCATGGCCGGGAGATGCTGACGGCGGGCATCCATCCCCGGCTGGCCCATATGATTCTTCGGGCCAAAGAGATGAGCCACGGATTTTTAGGGTGCTGTCTGTGCGCAGTGGTTGAAGAAAAAGATATTGCGGGTTCTACACATGGACGCCGGGATCCCGATATCGTGCTGCGCCTGGAAATACTGGATAGACTGTCACAATCCCAAACCCATAAACGCCCCCTACCCCACCGGGAACGCGCCTTATCCATCCTGGCCCAGGCCCGGCGGCTGGCAGGCCTGTTTAATATCCAAGGCCGGGATCTGGATATGAATGTGGCAGGCAGGCTTCTGGCCCAGGCCTTTCCGGACCGGGTGGCGGTTAGGCGCAGCGCAGGATCGTTATCCTTTATTACAGCCAAAGGCCGCGGACTCTTTTTTGACACGGAAAATACATTGTCTGCCCGTGATTTTATTGTGGCCGTTGAGGTGGACGGCCAGGCAAAAAATGCACGAATTTTTCTGGCAGCGGCCCTTGATCGGACAGATTTAGAAAATGATTTTTCAACAGAACTGGAAACACAGGATGCCGTGGACTGGGATCAGGGGACCGGTTCCGTAAAGGCAGCCAGGCAAACCCTGTTCGGGCGAATCGTTGTCAGCCAAAACCCGTTACCCGAACCGGACCCTGAACTGGTCAAATCGGCCATGATCCGGGGGATCAAACAAAACGGGCTTCAGACCCTTGAGTGGCAAAAAAAAACAATGAACTTCAGGCACCGGGTAATTTTTTTAAAAAATTTTGCCAAAGCCGAATCGAATTTTGCACAATTACCTGATGTAGGTGATAAAAACCTTACAGAAAACCTCTCCGACTGGCTTGGCCCCTTTCTTTCCGGTGTCAACTCTACGGCCGGCCTGAAGCACTTGGATTTGGATGCGGCCATCAAAGCGCTTTTCACCTGGGATCAGTTAAAGATGGTAGACCGGCACGCCCCCACCCATATCCGGGTGCCGTCCGGATCAAACATCCCCATCCGGTATGCGGACAAAAACGGGCCTTTGGAATCTGCTGTACTTGCGGTCAGGATACAGGAAGTATTCGGTATGGCCGCCACCCCGGTGATCGCCGCAGGCCAGGCCCCTTTAACACTTCACCTGCTGTCCCCGGCATCCCGGCCGGTCCAGATCACAACCGATCTTGAACATTTCTGGGCCCATATCTACCAGGAGGTGAAAAAGGATCTCATGGGACGTTATCCCAAACATTACTGGCCCCAGGATCCACATACGGCACAGGCTACGGCCAGGGCAAAACCCAGAAAGCATAAGTAG
- a CDS encoding PAS domain S-box protein → MTPKGDVRWIEDRTGIERDEKGDITRYRGIILDISERKQAESELADERSRLASIIEGAQVGTWEWNVQTGETVFNEIWAQIVGYTLEELAPVNIDTWVSLAHPEDIKGSDELLNKHFVGELTLYNYECRMRHKDGHWVWVHDQGRLMSRDADGAPLLMFGTHQDITERKRMEEMMIQSEKMLSVGGLAAGMAHEINNPLAGMLQTAQVLSQRLKADTNILANLKAAGAAGTTMKSIEQFMEDRGVQRMIGAITESGQQNTASAAQYPDQRCPGHADS, encoded by the coding sequence TTGACACCTAAAGGCGATGTAAGATGGATTGAGGATAGAACCGGCATTGAAAGAGATGAAAAAGGAGATATTACCCGTTACCGGGGAATTATTCTGGACATCTCCGAGCGCAAGCAGGCGGAAAGTGAACTGGCAGACGAACGCTCTCGCCTTGCCTCAATCATCGAAGGGGCGCAAGTCGGGACCTGGGAATGGAACGTGCAGACGGGGGAGACCGTATTTAATGAAATCTGGGCCCAAATCGTCGGCTATACCCTGGAAGAGTTGGCCCCAGTAAACATTGATACCTGGGTTTCGCTTGCCCATCCCGAGGACATAAAGGGCTCGGACGAGCTTCTCAACAAGCATTTTGTAGGCGAACTTACTCTTTATAATTACGAATGCCGTATGCGGCACAAAGACGGCCACTGGGTGTGGGTGCATGATCAGGGCCGCCTCATGAGTCGTGATGCGGATGGTGCGCCATTGCTTATGTTTGGCACGCATCAGGACATTACCGAACGAAAACGCATGGAAGAGATGATGATCCAAAGCGAAAAAATGCTATCAGTTGGTGGCCTTGCCGCAGGCATGGCCCACGAGATCAACAACCCCCTGGCCGGGATGCTGCAAACCGCCCAGGTGTTATCCCAGCGGCTGAAGGCAGACACCAATATCTTGGCTAACCTAAAAGCGGCTGGAGCCGCCGGCACTACCATGAAATCTATTGAACAGTTCATGGAAGATAGGGGGGTACAAAGAATGATTGGGGCCATCAC